The Candidatus Eremiobacteraceae bacterium DNA segment CAAACCGTGGGTCGATGTCACCACCTATCCGTGGGGCGACGAAGAATTTTCCACCCGCTACGTGCGGCGGGCGAACTACCAAGAGCTCTACGGCATGAAAGAGACCGGTGAAGAAGTCGACGACCTCATCACCCTGCTCAATGTCAAGCCCAAAGCGCGCGTGCTCGATCTCTGCTCCGGCAACGGCCGCCACGCCATCGCGATGGCGCTGCGCGGTTGCAAGATGACCGGCATCGACATCGGACCCGGATCGATTTCCCTCGCGCGCGAGACGTCGCGCAATCTCGGCTTGAACGTCGACTACCGCCAGGTCGACGTGCTGAGCATTTCATTTGAAGACGCGTACGATGCGGCCTACCTCACCTGCGGCGGTTTGTCGGATTTCAGCCCGAACGATGCCAAAGACCTGATCGGGCGCGTCGAGCGGGCGTTGGTCCCGGGCGGCACGTTCGTCGTCGAATTCGCCGATGCGGCAGCGGTCAGTCCGAACGACGTGCGCAGCTGGCGTTTCGTGCAGGCAGAGACATCGCTGTTCGTCGAGGGCTCGCACTTGCAACTCGACGAGCGGCTCTACGACGCGGATTCCAAATCCGAGAGCCTGCGCTCCTACGTCGTGCCTGCCGATGGCCACATGCGGGAATTCGCGCGCTGCCGGCGCTTTTACGGCGAAGACGAAGTGCGCGCGATGCTCCAGGCAGCCGGTTTTGCCGATGTCACCATCGCCGACGGCAGCGGCCCCGGCATGAAGAAGGCGGTTGCGAAAAAGCGTTAACGCTAACGCAGGATCAGCGGATTGGGAAAGGCAGCGGCTTCGTAACGGAAGCCGTTTGTCGTATCGTAGCGGTAGAAATACACATCGGGCTCGCTCGGGTCGCCGCCCGTGCGGAAGCTCACGGGCCCGATGATCGTCTGGAACAGCCCGGTCGAAAGCTTCCTGATCAGGATGCGCTTGTCGGTGGTGCCGGCGTCTTGCGCCGCGCTGATCGCCACTTGGGCTGCCGCATAGCCGAAGAGCGATAAGGCGGTCAGCCGCCCGTGCTGCGACTCGTAGCGGCGCTGGAACACCGCGACGCTGGGCATGAGCTGGATGGGAGGCACGCAGGTGCTCACTTCAACCCCTTGCGCGAGGTCTTTGAGCGATTTCATCGCGGCATCGTCATAGAGGCCGCTGCTCGCGAGGATCGGTGCGCTGTTGCCGGCTGCATGCAGCGCGCGCAACACTTTGACGAGATCGTCCGAGCGGCCCGACACGTACACGAGGTCGGGCGCGTACGCCATGGCTTTGGTGATGGTCGCGCCAAGGGTCTTCATGTCGAGATCGATCGGAAAGTCTTGCGCTTTCATCTGATTGGCCGCTGAGACGTAGTTCATGAACCCGGTCGCCGTGTCGGCGCCGAAGTCGTCCTGCAGCCAGAGCACGGCCGTCTTTTTGGCCTTCAGCGTGCGCTCCGCGTAGCGCGCGTCGAGCTGGCCTTCGGCCGTGTCCGAGGTGCACAGCCGAAAGACGTTGTCGTAGCCCATCTGCGTCAGGCGCGCGATGGATGACATCGGGATGATGAGCGGCACGCCTTGTTCGTGGTAGACGTTCTCGGCCAGCAGCGTCTCTTGGCCGCCGAGATGGCCGATGACGAACGCGACGTTCGGATCGACCAGCGCGAACTGCGCTTGCTGCTGCGCGATGCCCGGGTCGCCTTGGTCGTCGAAGCTCGCGTAGGAGTAGACGTAATCGGTCAGCCCGCGTTGCGCGTTGTAGTCGTCGATCGCCGCCTTCACCCCGGCGGACAGA contains these protein-coding regions:
- a CDS encoding methyltransferase domain-containing protein, with amino-acid sequence KPWVDVTTYPWGDEEFSTRYVRRANYQELYGMKETGEEVDDLITLLNVKPKARVLDLCSGNGRHAIAMALRGCKMTGIDIGPGSISLARETSRNLGLNVDYRQVDVLSISFEDAYDAAYLTCGGLSDFSPNDAKDLIGRVERALVPGGTFVVEFADAAAVSPNDVRSWRFVQAETSLFVEGSHLQLDERLYDADSKSESLRSYVVPADGHMREFARCRRFYGEDEVRAMLQAAGFADVTIADGSGPGMKKAVAKKR
- a CDS encoding branched-chain amino acid ABC transporter substrate-binding protein, whose product is MPLVRRVQALLLTALFAAAALLSSPQRTNADFPPYAKVVGIAVVAPLSGPEKNLGLDLSAGVKAAIDDYNAQRGLTDYVYSYASFDDQGDPGIAQQQAQFALVDPNVAFVIGHLGGQETLLAENVYHEQGVPLIIPMSSIARLTQMGYDNVFRLCTSDTAEGQLDARYAERTLKAKKTAVLWLQDDFGADTATGFMNYVSAANQMKAQDFPIDLDMKTLGATITKAMAYAPDLVYVSGRSDDLVKVLRALHAAGNSAPILASSGLYDDAAMKSLKDLAQGVEVSTCVPPIQLMPSVAVFQRRYESQHGRLTALSLFGYAAAQVAISAAQDAGTTDKRILIRKLSTGLFQTIIGPVSFRTGGDPSEPDVYFYRYDTTNGFRYEAAAFPNPLILR